A region of Arabidopsis thaliana chromosome 5, partial sequence DNA encodes the following proteins:
- a CDS encoding autophagy-like protein, putative (Protein of unknown function, DUF538) (Protein of unknown function, DUF538; FUNCTIONS IN: molecular_function unknown; INVOLVED IN: biological_process unknown; LOCATED IN: endomembrane system; EXPRESSED IN: 23 plant structures; EXPRESSED DURING: 13 growth stages; CONTAINS InterPro DOMAIN/s: Protein of unknown function DUF538 (InterPro:IPR007493); BEST Arabidopsis thaliana protein match is: Protein of unknown function, DUF538 (TAIR:AT3G07470.1); Has 30201 Blast hits to 17322 proteins in 780 species: Archae - 12; Bacteria - 1396; Metazoa - 17338; Fungi - 3422; Plants - 5037; Viruses - 0; Other Eukaryotes - 2996 (source: NCBI BLink).): MGSSQDLFFLIIVLFSSILFPQLSSLPDPSFYDYLRESNLPAGIVPKGVTNFSIDIKTGRFTVALPVPCDAKFENQFHFDYNISGVLSDGRIGNLSGVTQKELFLWFAVKGIHVDPQSSGLIHFDVGVADKQLSLSLFESPRDCTAAESQPRAVDLSRPRDLEKQSEEMQSTMQKQPEEIQSIFGPRRSRWTLGF; this comes from the exons aTGGGTTCTAGTCaagatctcttcttcctcatcatcgtTCTCTTCTCCTCGATTCTCTTTCCTCAGCTTTCCTCGCTACCGGATCCGTCGTTTTACGATTATCTCCGGGAAAGCAATCTTCCCGCCGGAATAGTTCCCAAAGGAGTTACCAATTTCTCGATCGACATCAAAACGGGGCGTTTCACCGTCGCTCTCCCTGTTCCTTGCGATGCTAAATTCGAGAATCAGTTCCACTTCGACTACAATATCTCCGGCGTTCTCTCCGATGGACGGATCGGGAATTTATCTGGTGTGACGCAGAAGGAGCtgtttctttggtttgctGTGAAAGGAATACATGTTGATCCGCAGAGCTCTGGGTTAATTCACTTTGATGTCGGTGTCGCTGATAAGCAGCTTTCTCTTTCGCTCTTTGAGTCGCCTCGAGATTGCACCGCCGCGGAATCTCAACCTCGTGCGGTTGATCTCTCTAGACCCCGTGATTTGGAG AAGCAATCTGAAGAAATGCAATCGACAATGCAGAAGCAACCTGAAGAGATCCAATCGATATTTGGACCACGAAGAAGTCGCTGGACATTAGGTTTTTGA